The genomic window TGAAAACTTttgtaaagactgttgacatccagggGAAACCATAGGTACTGCAATTTGGGTCCTTTTTGGGTGGAAATTCAATAGGCCAACATAGGAATGGTCTGGGAGCTCAAAGAAACAAATTTCAGGAAGGATTGTCCTCGGATTTacacctgccaaatcagttctgttatactcacagacattatttcaaTAGTTTTAGAAGCTTcggcgtgttttctatccaaagctACCAAATATATGTACatcctagcttctgggactgtgtaacaggcagtttactttgggcacgtgaGTCATCTGAATTTCATCTGACTCTTTGATTGTTTCTCTTTTCAATCTATTTTTATTGAATACAATACAACTAACaagtttattgtgatgtcatactgaccttaATAGAACACAATGAGTGTAATATGtggtagtttattgtgatgtcatactgactTTAGTAGAACACAATACTGTAATATGTGGAAGTTTATTGTGATGTCTTACTGACCTTAGTAGAACAcaatactgtaatatgtggtagtttattgtgatgtcatactgaccttagtagaacacaatgactgtaatatgtggtagtttgttgtgatgtcatactgaccttagtagaacacaatactgtaatatgtggtagcttattgtgatgtcatactgaccttagtagaacacaatgaccgtaatatgtggtagtttattgtgatgtcatactgaccttagtacaacacaatgactgtaatatgtggtagtttattgtgatgtcatactgaccttagtagaacacaatgactgtaatatgtggtagtttattgtgatgtcatactgaccttagtagaacacaatgactgtaatatgtggtagattattgtgatgtcatactgaccttagtagaacacaatactgtaatatgtggtagtttattgtgatgtcatactgaccttagtagaacacaatgactgtaatatgtggtagtttattgtgatgtcatactgacctaagtagaacacaatgactgtaatatgtggtagtttattgtgatgtcttactgaccttagtagaacacaatgactgtaatatgtggtagtttattgtgatgtcatactgaccttagtagaacacactgactgtaatatgtggtagattattgtgatgtcatactgaccttagTAAAACACACTGACTGTAAGATGtggtagtttattgtgatgtTTTACAGATCTTAggtgaatgcactgactgtaagttaCACCAGTTGGTTGAAAAAGctttaaattaaggttaaaatcCAGGTCATATGACATAATCAACCTAAACACAGGGCTCTACTCATGAGGCATTAAAAGTAATATTCTTCAAGACTCATTGGCTGTTTAAATGGCTTTTTAAAATGGTCCCTTCATCTCAATTTCCATCTAAAATGACAtaaccaaatctaactgcctgtagatcAGGACCTGAGGCAAAGATATGCATTTTCGTGAcactatttgaaaggaaacattttgaagtttgtggaaatgtgaaattaatgtaggaggaTATAACATaaaacaatagatctggtaaaagataaaacaatttaaaaaacatgCATTTAATTTTTGTTGCAAGATCTTTGAAATGCCAAAGAAAAGCCATACAATGAGATAGGAGGCTGATACACTGGAGAATGAGAGAGCTACATCATAATTAACATGAATTCTCCCAGGTGTCCCTCACGAGcatcaggtttcaggtaagacccaaatgcagactgtgtcgaagtaacaatgtttattacaacaacaggggcaggcaaatgacaggtcaaggcaggcgggggtcggtaatccagagtagtggggcaaaggtattGGACATCagccaggctcagggtcagagtgggcagaaaaggtcaaaactgggaaaaacaggaacaatagtgaagacaggAGCAGGGGAAAGAAACACTGGTAGGTTTGATGAAtaaaaacaaactggcaacagacaaacagagaacacgggtataaatacactggggataatggggaagatgggctacacctggaggggggtggagacaatcacaaagacaggtgaaacagatcaaggtgTGACAATGAGTTTTCCCAAATCTACCCTTGTGGCTGAATAGGTCAATTGATCCATTTTCAAGTAAATAAACTACTATGTGCtgaatatttttatttcacctttattaaaccagttagttcagttgagaacaaattctcatttataactgtaaacctgagaaaaaatccaaacaggaagtgggaattctgaggttggtcgattttcaccCAAGACCCTAttaaatacacagtgggatatggatgagtttgcacttcctacggcttccactagatgtcaacagtctgtagaaccttgtctgatgcctctactgtgaaggggggcagaatgagaggggattgagtaaggtctatcatgacctgaccatgctctgaccatgcgcgttcacatgagagggagctctgttccatcgcacatctgaagtcaatgtaattctccggttggaactttactgaagatttatgttaaaaacattctgaagattgattcaatacatcgtttgacatgttcctactgactgttacggaactttttgacatttcgtctgcttttagtgaacgcgcttcctgactttgaatttgtttaccaaacacgataacaaaaatagctatttggacagaaatgatggacattaccgaacaaaacaaacatttcttgtggaagtgggagtcctgggagtgcattccgacgaagatcagcaaaggtaagtgaagatttacaatgctttttatgagttttgttgactggacaatttggcgggtaactgtattgtcacgatcgaccatgggagagagagaggaccaaggcgcagcatgtaaaaaatacatcttctctttatttaggagaaaacgaacgaagcaaaacaacaaatagatgaccgtgaagctataaccgaacaaaatgcaaacatgcaacctagacacagacacagacctagacaatgacccaacaaaaacctgatgcctatggccgcctaaaatatggctcccaatcagagacaaatgaaagacatctgtctctaattgagaaccactcaggcaaccatagacatacctagaacattcactcaaccatagacatacctagaaacactcactcaacacaaacccatacactaaacccaacacccccttttccatataaccacccaaaacgagacaaaacacaaacattccccatgtcacaccctgacctaactaaaataataatgaaaacaaagaatactaaggccagggcgtgacatgtatggcttccttttgtggctgaaccctgttctcagattattgaatattgtgcttttgccataaagctttttgaaatctgacacagcggttgcattaagaacaagtttatctttaattctatgtaaaacatgtatctttcatcaaagtttatgatgagtatttatgttatttgacgtggctctctgcaatttctcaggttattttggaggcatttctgaacatggcgccaatgtaaactgaggtttttggatataaatatgaactttgtcgaacaaaaaatatatatattgtgtatcatgaagtcctatgagtgtcatctgatgaagatcagcaaaggttagtgattaattctatctctatttctgctttttgtgactcctgtctttggctgaatttttttttttgctgtgacctaacataatcgtttgtggtgctttcgctgtaaagcctatttgaaatctgacactttggtgggattaataacaaaattacctttaaaatggtataagatacatgtatgtttgaggaattttaattttgtgatttctgttgtttgaatttggcgccctgcactttcactggctggaagttaaagatggtgaggaaagcacttttaaagaataacaagGCATCctttactgacgggatgaggtcaatatccttccaggatacccgggccaggtcgatgagaaaggcctgctcgctgaagtgttttagggagtgtttgacagtgatgaggggtggtcgttagACCGCAGACCTAttacagatgcaggcaatgaggcagtgatcactaaGACCCTGGTTGAAgatagcagaggtgtatttggagggcaggttggttaggatgatatctatgagggtgcccgtgtttacggatttggggtctGGTAGGtgcattgataatttgtgtgagattgagggcctcaagcttagcttgtaggatggccggggtgttaagcatgttccagtttaggtcacctaacagcacgagctctgaagatagatggggagcaatcaattcacatatggtgtccagggcacagcttggggctgaggggggtctatagcaagcggcaacggtgagagacttgtttctggaaaggtgggtttttaaaagtagaagctcaaattgtttgggaacagacctggatagtaagacagaactcttcaggctatctctgcagttaATTGCAACTCTGCCCCGTTTggtagttctatcttgacggaaattGTTATGGTTAGGAATGGAAATTtctgggtttttggtggtcttcctaaaccaggattcagacatggctagaacatccgggttggcagagtgtgctaaagcaatgaataaaacaaacttagggaggaggattctaatgttaacatgcatgaaaccaaggcttttacagttacagaagtcagcaGATGAGAGCGCCTGGGTAATGGGAGTGGAGCCTgtcactgcagggcctggattaatctccatatcaccagaggaacagaggaggagtaggatacgACTAAAGGCtttaagaactggtcgtctagtacgttcagaacagagagtaaattgagcaggtttctgggcacggcaGAGTAGATTCAAGGCAtgatgtacagacaaaggtatggtaggatgtgaatacagtggaggtaaacctatgcattgagtgacgatgagagagatactgtctctagaaacatcgtttaaaccaggtgaggtcaccgcatgtgtgggaggtggaactaaaggtTTAGGTAAggcgtattgagcagggctatAGGCTCTACAGGGAAATAaggcaataatcactaaccaaaacaagcatattgacattagggagagccGAGtgatgcgtagccgagtgatcatagcgGTCCAGTGCGTAGCTCGGCGGGCTGGAGACAAGGCgagtcagacagctagcgggccggggatagcaagctagcagaagggccttagagggatgtTGCGATGGAAGAAGTCTGTTGTTACATCGGCAGACTAATCGtgatggatcagcagggctccATGTGGTAAaatggtccaggccaattggcaaaataggtatagtggccaagGAATTTGCccgatggacctcttcagctaacagtccgatatgctctagacagctagcgggccgcgcaggcaggttagtagatgggcattcaggggacgtcgcgacgtAGGAGACAGTTGAAAAAAACCCTCGGGCAGATTacatcggtagtccagtcgtgatggaatcggcggggctctgtgtcggcagtaaaaggggtccaggccaattggcaaaagaggtctTGTAGCCCAAGGAATATAACACTGCTTCAACTCTGCTTCATAAATATTAAACTATGGTCAGGCTGAACACCTGTGTCTCCATCATTCTGCAAACAAATGCAGCTCCTTATTGGAGCAGGGTGAAGTTGTCCATAGATgatgatcttgggtcagttttgcaaaGTCCCCTtcagtggttagggttaggattggtGGAGGGaccagctgatcctagatctgtacctcggGGAAAATTCACCCTCATTATACAGATCATTGACATGCAAAAGTAGAGGAATGACTGTGCAGTGTGAACATAACCATGTTCCCTTTGTCTTTATCTGGGATCGGTACATCCATTCTATGACTTTTGAATTAATGACATTAAGCCATttatatagccattgattcttgaacaaTATTCTTTGTAATGCCTCATGACTAGAGACCTTTGTTTTGGTTAATCATGtcacatgacatgacatgacaaaccTTTATTTAAAGGTTTTTCATCAAACTGTCCCCCTTTTTTAAAGTCAGATGGTCATGACAGATGATCGGGCGAGCTGGGCGACATACTCTTAGTGTGTTCTACTAAGGTTTGTAAAACATAACAAcaaactaccacattatatagtATTGTACACAATAAAAATAGATTGAGAagagaaacaaacaaaacagtcatTAATATTAATATTTATTTAACTTCATTTAACTTGTCATTAACAATATTATTTCTCAAGTGTCACTACGTCTAGGAGATGGAAAAACAGTCAGAAAAACTGTTAAAAATGTATATTACATCTAATGTAGCTTAATTTAATTAATAAATGAACAACGGTAGATTATACTTTTTAAGATCTTGCTTCTATTTCACAATTTTCACAGCAGGGGAGAGGAAAACAGTCAGACACTAATATTACAAATAATTTACTGTATTTTTAACATAACATATAACAGCTGTAGATTATTCCAAAAATATTCCATCTATTTCTCAAGTTTCAGACAGGCAAGGGGACGACAACATAGTCAGTAATAATATAACAATTAATTTAACTTAATATTTTAAAATTGTAgataaaatgtttttaaagtgATTATTTCCATTTCTCTGCAAAAATGTCTCATACTTTTAAATTCCCCCACAAAGAAAAGTGGCGGGGTGTCCGTTTTCTTGTTGTTTGAaacccagattgcccctttaatgccCACAGAACTTCTATTCAACCCCATCCCATTCCATTCTCATTGGTTCACTGTTAATTCAATCGCTTGTCTTAGTCGAAATTAGAACTTAGTGATATACACTTTTTAGACTACCGTGCAGACCCAAACCATAATGTTCTGGCTCAGATCATTTCCTTTCCAGTACATTCCCAGAACCTACGGGGATTAGATTCTACCCAAGCCAGTGGAATTCAGCTTGGCTTGGTTCAGATTATTGGTGTCAGTTGAcaatcaaatgtaaatcaaaattagacgttgaactgatgtcttTTAACAGTGTGACCTCAGCATCAGGGTCCCGTGACACAGGGCAGTttcccagacctgtggaggtagaggaggggctgaACAAACCCACTGACAACTGTGATAAAGAAACAAATGGAACTTCCCTTAAAATACTCCACTGGTTCAATAAAATGGTAACTGACTAGGAGAAGAACCAGTGGGACGTAGTTGACAATCATAGACACCGTGATCATTGAAATGATCCTGAAGGCCCTCAGCTTCATGTTGTtcatcccttccccctctctctctccttcccccggaCCGGGACGTTTCAGAGCCCAGAGAACAGCCAGGCAGCATAACAACATCACGGAAAGAGTAAACAGGTTAAAAATCAAACAAAAGAACCATGCAGATTCGTAATTACTAAGCATATTTACAAAGCAGGAGCCAAGCAAAATCAGCcagacaacaccacaacaccccacCCTGTATCTCAGGGGTTTGTACTTCAGGAAGGTTACAGGGTGGACCACCGCCAGGTAGCGCTCCACACAGATACAACACTGGAACAGAGGACGACCAAAGAGGTTGAAACCTTCAAAGAATGTACCAACGCTCCAAAAAGCACCATTATCTTGGATGTTATAATGAACAATAAGCATCAGATTGGACAGAATGTAGAGAATCTCAGACACAGACAGGTTGAGAGAGAAGAAGTCTGAAGCCATCGTCCCTCCCGCTCCGGTCACTATCAGCCACACGACGTAGACATTGGTGGGGAGACCCAGGATGAGGTTGATGGAGTCAGCAGCAGTGTACAGTACAATCTGGAAAGAACGGAGGGTAACACTATAATAACATTCATTAGTAAGACATTTACAAACAGTTTGCTAATTAATCATTATTTACACACATTTCAATTCCTTATCAATGGTTTGTCACTGGATGATATTATACATTTTTACCTGAAGGTTTTCattgaaggagaagaggagagtagagttgCTGTCTACAGAGGTGTTCATGTCTTCTCAGTCGTTGGAGTCTGTGAATTCAGGAGACAAAACATTCCTATTTTGACTCCTTTAATAATCGGTTTAAGTGAACTTGTCCAAATACAATATGAAGAGAAATATTCTCTTCAGTTCAGACTACCTGTTGTGTTCCTCAGACAACTCTGGTCTCTTCAGTGTtcagtgtagactacctgtcatgttcctcagacaactctggtctcttcagtggtcagtgtagactacctgtcgtgttcctcagacaactctggtctcttcagtggtcagtgtagactaCCTGTTGTGTTCCTCAGACAACCCTGGTAtcttcagtggtcagtgtagactacctgtcgtgttcctcagacaactctggtctcttcagtggtcagtgtagactacctgtcgTGTTCCTCAGACAACTCTGGTCTCTTCAGTGGGTCTAAAGCTCTGCCTCTGACCCAGCCTTCACACAGGTGTGTGTTTCCTCCCCACCTTTTCTGACGGACAATTTAACACACATCTAGGTCCTCCCTCAACGCATCATCTCATTGGATAGCATTGAGTTGTCTGTGTTGTCAGGCATCATTTTGTCTGGTTTGAATGTACGTCTAAAGCTCTAAAGCTCTCTAAAGCCCTCTGACAGGTGTGTGCAACATAATGGACAAATGTATTCAGCCAGAACCAGAGATGCAAACATAGGAGGTGGAGACAAGGTTtcaaacacaacacaaacacaacacatgtTCCCTAGTaggggttagtctgtggagtgggttggggttaggttagtctgtggagtggggttggggttggggttaggttagtctgtggagtggggttggggttaggttagtctgtggagtggg from Salvelinus fontinalis isolate EN_2023a unplaced genomic scaffold, ASM2944872v1 scaffold_0923, whole genome shotgun sequence includes these protein-coding regions:
- the LOC129847671 gene encoding P2Y purinoceptor 4-like; protein product: MNTSVDSNSTLLFSFNENLQIVLYTAADSINLILGLPTNVYVVWLIVTGAGGTMASDFFSLNLSVSEILYILSNLMLIVHYNIQDNGAFWSVGTFFEGFNLFGRPLFQCCICVERYLAVVHPVTFLKYKPLRYRVGCCGVVWLILLGSCFVNMLSNYESAWFFCLIFNLFTLSVMLLCCLAVLWALKRPGPGEGEREGEGMNNMKLRAFRIISMITVSMIVNYVPLVLLLVSYHFIEPVEYFKGSSICFFITVVSGFVQPLLYLHRSGKLPCVTGP